From a single Rutidosis leptorrhynchoides isolate AG116_Rl617_1_P2 chromosome 5, CSIRO_AGI_Rlap_v1, whole genome shotgun sequence genomic region:
- the LOC139850388 gene encoding uncharacterized protein: protein MANLKEADSPLCRRIVLSFLDFLNSVEPSSGSDKDSLQVAKDSLSEAFKIDSSSTESVPKSDSLLQIFNSKNPEAPQTLNAVKEKKKKKKKKKINLHDPLIGLVVIISMGIGYVSGFGLSRLVSKLSSFGATD, encoded by the exons ATGGCGAATTTGAAGGAGGCTGATTCCCCTCTCTGTCGTCGCATCGTCCTGTCTTTTCTCGATTTTCTGAATTCTG TTGAACCTAGTTCTGGTAGTGATAAAGACAGTCTTCAAGTCGCAAAAGACAGCTTATCAGAGGCTTTCAAGATTGATTCATCGTCTACCGAAAGTGTGCCAAAATCTGATTCTCTGCTCCAGATTTTCAATTCCAAAAACCCCGAGGCCCCACAAACTCTG AATGCTGtcaaagagaagaagaagaagaagaagaagaaaaagataaaTCTTCATGATCCGCTTATTGGTTTAGTTGTCATTATTTCAATGGGCATTGGATATGTTTCTGGGTTTGGGCTGTCAAGGCTAGTTTCGAAGTTGTCAAGTTTTGGTGCTACAGATTAG